The Mauremys reevesii isolate NIE-2019 linkage group 1, ASM1616193v1, whole genome shotgun sequence genome has a segment encoding these proteins:
- the LOC120399962 gene encoding olfactory receptor 51G2-like, whose protein sequence is MAAFNHTSASPAVFLLVGIPGLEQAHGWLAIPLCSLYIVAVLGNCTILFIIWGDLSLHQPMYYFLSMLALSDLGLSASTLPTMLSIFLLNSRKVNADACFAQLYFIHTFSVMESAVLLAMAFDRFVAIHKPLRYASILTNTTVARIGLALMARSVVMVMPTPVLLRRLRYCFPNVLSHSFCLHQDVMKLACSNRTINSIYGLFVVITTMGLDALLIVLSYGMIVTTVLSIASKEERLKALNTCVSHICAVLIFYIPMIGISMIHRFKESASPLVPVLMADVYVLVPPVMNPIVYSVKTKQIRRRIVQRFQRKRIPNKD, encoded by the coding sequence ATGGCAGCTTTCAATCACACCTCAGCCAGCCCTGCCGTATTCCTCCTGGTGGgcatcccagggctggagcaggcacACGGCTGGCTCGCCATCCCTTTGTGCTCCTTGTATATTGTGGCAGTCCTAGGGAACTGCACCATCCTGTTCATTATATGGGGGGACCTGAGCCTCCACCAGCCCATGTATTATTTCCTGAGCATGCTGGCACTTAGTGACCTGGGCCTGTCAGCTTCCACGCTGCCCACaatgctgagcatcttcctgCTTAATTCCAGGAAGGTTAATGCCGATGCTTGCTTCGCCCAGCTGTACTTCATCCACACCTTCTCTGTCATGGAGTCAGCCGTGTTGCTGGCCATGGCCTTTGACCGCTTTGTGGCCATTCACAAGCCCCTGAGGTACGCCTCAATCTTAACCAACACCACTGTTGCCAGGATAGGGCTGGCTCTCATGGCGAGGAGCGTGGTCATGGtaatgccaacccctgttctCCTACGGCGGCTGCGGTATTGTTTTCCCAATGTCCTCTCCCACTCCTTCTGCCTGCACCAGGATGTCATGAAGCTGGCCTGCTCCAACAGGACGATCAACAGCATCTATGGCTTGTTTGTGGTCATCACCACGATGGGCTTAGATGCGTTGCTCATTGTCCTATCCTATGGCATGATCGTTACGACTGTGTTGAGCATTGCATCCAAGGAGGAGCGCCTCAAGGCTCTGAACACCTGCGTCTCCCACATCTGTGCCGTCCTGATCTTCTACATCCCCATGATTGGCATCTCCATGATCCACCGTTTCAAGGAAAGTGCCTCTCCCCTCGTCCCCGTCCTCATGGCTGATGTCTATGTGCTGGTCCCACCCGTGATGAACCCCATCGTGTACAGCGTGAAGACCAAGCAGATCCGCAGGAGGATAGTCCAGAGGTTCCAGAGGAAGAGGATCCCAAATAAAGACTGA